One genomic window of Parasteatoda tepidariorum isolate YZ-2023 chromosome 9, CAS_Ptep_4.0, whole genome shotgun sequence includes the following:
- the LOC107440947 gene encoding alpha-tocopherol transfer protein-like, whose amino-acid sequence MLTRNPDIAKIGEEILPFEMTRIPEFFQRKAETELRDTPERRAQGLRQIKEMAKNDKVTRDVIFSDDFLLQYLRCRKYNVAKAFSQLKAFVNLRRKFPQIFCNFRYENIVTTMTKKIVTVLPWRCQDGCAILFIELDNWNPDEFPVEEVKRMVVLMLLQSLREPMTQINGFKVIFDVKSNPLRHLRHATPSNLYLLIHGTQDCVPGRYKGVHIVNNSLTFKTAWLILKHFLPDKLKNRIVFHSSPATLLNYFPRDILPVHYGGDLENYDMTPWLQRVMQPEELEKMIGGKYLADSPPQ is encoded by the exons ATGCTTACTCGAAATCCTGACATCGCCAAAATAGGAGAGGAGATCCTGCCGTTTGAGATGACTCGAATTCCCgagttttttcagagaaaagcAGAAACGGAGTTGCGTGACACACCTGAGCGTAGAGCGCAAGGGCTCagacaaataaaagaaatggcaAAAA ATGACAAAGTGACTAGAGATGTTATATTCAGCGATGATTTCCTTTTACAATACTTAAGATGCAGAAAGTACAACGTTGCAAAGGCTTTCTCTCAACTGAAAGCTTTCGTAAACTTAAGAAGAAAATTCCCACAAATATTCTGCAATTTTCGATATGAGAATATTGTGACGACCATGACGAAAAAAATCGTCACTGTTTTGCCTTGGAGATGTCAAGATGGATGTGCGATACTATTCATAGAACTAG ataattggAACCCTGATGAATTTCCTGTAGAGGAAGTGAAACGAATGGTAGTTCTTATGCTCCTACAGTCTCTAAGAGAACCCATGACTCAAATAAACGGATTCAAGGTTATTTTTGACGTCAAAAGCAACCCCCTGCGGCATTTAAGGCACGCCACTCCTTCCAATCTCTATCTTCTAATTCACGGAACGCAA GATTGTGTACCAGGAAGATATAAAGGTGTTCATATTGTCAATAATTCCCTCACATTCAAGACTGCGTGGCTGATACTTAAACATTTCCTTCCTGACAAGTTGAAAAATagg ATAGTTTTTCATTCCTCTCCAGCAACTCTTCTTAATTACTTTCCACGTGATATATTACCAGTCCATTATGGAGGAGATCTAGAAAACTATGACATGACTCCTTGGCTACAAAGAGTTATGCAACCGGAGGAATTGGAAAAAATGATTGGTGGAAAATATTTAGCAGACAGCCCACCTCAATGA